Part of the Ralstonia pickettii DTP0602 genome, GGATGCCCTTCGTCCCTCGCTGCCCAATCGCTAGTCCTTGTCCTGCGTTGACCCATATTGCTGCTGCAAGCATGCAGGAGAAAAAAATATTTCTACTCGAGATCTTTGGGATCGGACTACGCACTCCTGTGATAAGGTGAGGGCAGTTGTGCATTCCAGTTTTAATTCACACTGTCTTCTCTCAGACCTAAGAAAGGAAGAATCGTATGGCTACATATAAGGAGTTGATGGCCCAGAAGCGGGCGCTCGAAGGCCACCTGGAAGAAGTGCGTGCCAAGGAAGTAGCAGGTGCCGTCGAGCAGATCCAGACTCTGATGGCGGAGTATGACCTGACAGTCGAGGACATTACCAAGCGCCGGCGCGGACGCCCGGCGGGGAGCGGTGCAAGCAAGTCGAAGTCCGAGCTGCCTCCGAAGTATCGTGACCC contains:
- a CDS encoding DNA-binding protein (K03746: hns; DNA-binding protein H-NS), which codes for MATYKELMAQKRALEGHLEEVRAKEVAGAVEQIQTLMAEYDLTVEDITKRRRGRPAGSGASKSKSELPPKYRDPKTGKTWSGRGRAPAWLGKNPNRFLIAEEA